GCAGCGCACGGTCGGCCCGCCGGCCGCCGCGATCATGTAGTGGGCCGCCGGGATGTCCTTCCGGCACATCGCGAAGGCGGTGCAGTAGGTCGGGTGGGCGTGGACGATCGCCGACACGTCGGGCCGGGCCCGCAGGATGTCGCGGTGGAAGCGCCACTCGGAGGAGGGCGCGAGCGCGTGGTCGGCCCGGCCGTCCATCGTCATCGGCACGATGTCGTCGGGCGTCATCTCCTCGTAGGGGAGGCCCGAGGGGGTGATCAGAAGGCCCTCGCCGAACCGGACCGAGACGTTGCCGGCGGTGCCCTGGTTCAGGCCCTGCGCCGCCATGCTGCGGCAGGTCTCGACGATCGCCTCGCGCAAGGCCGCCTCGGTCTCAGCCATTCCTCGCCTCCCCCGGGGCCTCTGCCCGCTCGCGAGCCCTCGCCTCAGCCATAGATTCTTGCCGGCGCCCGAGCCAGAGCCCGTTGACGAGCCAGGCGAGCGACAGGGGCACCGCCGCGATCGAGAGCGCGGCGGCGCTCATCCCGAGCCAGGCCACGAGCCCGTAGGACCAGGCGCCGACCTGGTCGCCGAGGCGGTACACCACCGTGTCGATGAAGGCCTTGGCCTTGTAGCGAT
The sequence above is drawn from the Methylobacterium terrae genome and encodes:
- a CDS encoding class II aldolase/adducin family protein, which gives rise to MAETEAALREAIVETCRSMAAQGLNQGTAGNVSVRFGEGLLITPSGLPYEEMTPDDIVPMTMDGRADHALAPSSEWRFHRDILRARPDVSAIVHAHPTYCTAFAMCRKDIPAAHYMIAAAGGPTVRCGGYALFGTEELSQRALEALQDRTCCLLANHGMIATGPTLPKALWLAVELETLCRQYAVALQVGRPHILSEAEVAEAMERFKSYGPRPKAG